From a region of the Posidoniimonas corsicana genome:
- a CDS encoding biotin/lipoyl-containing protein, with the protein MAKKKIDFMCTAFRDGFQSAYGARVQTPDFLPALEAARDAGISYFEAGGGARFQSLYFYCQEDAFDMMDAFRQTAGPDANLQTLARGVNVVGLESQSSDIIKLHAEMFKKHGMTTIRNFDALNDVNNLIYSGQCIVDAGLKHQVVVTMMELPPGCTGAHDAEFYAKTLQDILDAQIPFDAVCFKDASGTAVPSKVYETIKQARKMLPADAYIHFHTHETTGVSVLAYQAAIDAGANAIDLSLAPCSGGTCQPDVIVMWHALRGTDYTLDVDIEKIREAEEVFKDCMKDYFLPPEAVAVEPLIPWSPMPGGALTANTQMLRDNGIMDRYPDMIKAMSDVVRRGGYGTSVTPVSQFYFQQAFNNVMFGPWEKIAEPYGKMVLGYFGKTPVPPDPEIVALASKQLELEPTTRSPIEMNDADPNKGVAPAKKTLEENNLPTTDENIFIVAACKEKGLAFLQGKAELGVRKVEKPAAAGSAPATGASDFVLKVDGKQHKVSVNGGAVTVNGKSYQVELADGQDGPAATSAPAGATTPVNAQMPGVVLRTLASAGDAVKQGQAIMVLEAMKMEVPVASPCDGQIAEINVSQGDQVANGQQLAAIG; encoded by the coding sequence GTGGCCAAGAAGAAAATCGACTTCATGTGCACCGCGTTCCGGGACGGCTTCCAGTCGGCCTACGGCGCGCGGGTGCAGACCCCCGACTTCCTGCCGGCCCTCGAGGCGGCCCGCGACGCGGGGATCAGCTACTTCGAGGCCGGCGGCGGCGCCCGGTTCCAGTCGCTCTACTTCTACTGCCAAGAAGACGCGTTCGACATGATGGACGCGTTCCGCCAGACCGCGGGGCCCGACGCCAACCTGCAGACCCTCGCCCGCGGCGTCAACGTGGTCGGGCTCGAGTCGCAGTCGTCGGACATCATCAAGCTGCATGCCGAGATGTTCAAGAAGCACGGCATGACCACCATCCGCAACTTCGACGCGCTGAACGACGTCAACAACCTGATCTACAGCGGGCAGTGCATCGTCGACGCCGGGCTGAAGCACCAGGTGGTGGTCACCATGATGGAGCTTCCGCCGGGCTGCACCGGCGCGCACGACGCGGAGTTCTACGCCAAGACGCTGCAGGACATCCTCGACGCCCAGATCCCGTTCGACGCGGTCTGCTTCAAGGACGCCTCGGGCACTGCCGTGCCGTCCAAGGTGTATGAGACCATCAAGCAGGCGCGCAAGATGCTGCCCGCCGACGCGTACATCCACTTCCACACGCACGAGACCACCGGCGTGAGCGTGCTGGCCTACCAGGCGGCCATCGACGCCGGCGCCAACGCCATCGACCTTTCGCTGGCGCCCTGCTCCGGCGGCACCTGCCAGCCGGACGTGATCGTCATGTGGCACGCGCTCCGCGGCACCGACTACACGCTGGACGTGGACATCGAGAAGATCCGCGAGGCCGAGGAGGTCTTCAAGGACTGCATGAAGGACTACTTCCTGCCGCCCGAGGCCGTGGCCGTCGAGCCGCTGATACCGTGGAGCCCGATGCCGGGCGGCGCCCTCACCGCCAACACCCAGATGCTCCGCGACAACGGCATCATGGACCGCTACCCGGACATGATCAAGGCGATGTCCGACGTGGTCCGCCGCGGCGGGTACGGCACGTCGGTCACGCCGGTCTCGCAGTTCTACTTCCAGCAGGCGTTCAACAACGTGATGTTCGGCCCCTGGGAGAAGATCGCCGAGCCGTACGGCAAGATGGTGCTCGGCTACTTCGGCAAGACGCCCGTGCCGCCCGACCCGGAGATCGTCGCGCTGGCCAGCAAGCAGCTCGAGCTGGAGCCGACCACCCGCTCCCCCATCGAGATGAACGACGCCGACCCCAACAAGGGCGTGGCGCCGGCCAAGAAGACCCTCGAAGAGAACAACCTTCCGACCACGGACGAGAATATCTTTATCGTCGCGGCGTGCAAGGAGAAGGGCCTCGCGTTCCTGCAGGGCAAGGCCGAGCTCGGCGTGCGGAAGGTGGAGAAGCCGGCGGCGGCGGGTTCGGCGCCGGCAACCGGCGCCAGCGATTTCGTCCTCAAGGTCGACGGCAAGCAGCACAAGGTCAGCGTCAACGGCGGCGCGGTCACGGTCAACGGCAAGAGCTACCAGGTGGAGCTCGCCGACGGCCAGGACGGCCCGGCCGCCACGTCGGCCCCGGCCGGCGCCACGACGCCCGTCAACGCCCAGATGCCCGGCGTGGTGCTCCGCACCCTGGCCAGCGCCGGCGACGCCGTGAAGCAGGGGCAGGCGATCATGGTCCTCGAGGCGATGAAGATGGAGGTCCCGGTCGCCTCGCCGTGCGACGGCCAGATTGCCGAGATCAACGTCAGCCAGGGCGACCAGGTCGCCAACGGCCAGCAGCTAGCGGCGATTGGGTAG
- the gcvT gene encoding glycine cleavage system aminomethyltransferase GcvT → MSTPDALAKTPLYDWHVANGGRMVDFAGWAMPVQYGSIVDEHHATRNAVGLFDISHMGRLLFSGADAEALLDSISTRRVTDLKPGQIRYSLICNEQGGVLDDVLIYRIELEDGVRSGSGRLSGFGMVVNASNRPKIVEWINGRIGNRAVELEDISAEYAMIAVQGPKAIELLDPLTDHPLTSLRYYTGAETNVDGCGCYISRTGYTGEDGCEIVVHADLAAGLWESLHAKAEEVDGSAVGLAARNTLRLEAGMPLYGHELTEEINPIQAGLGFAVTLKDRDFVGRDALTAATQDKGQRVRVGLQLEGRRAPREGYPVLQENEVVGEVTSGTFSPTLNKPIAMAYVKPTAAAPGEPVAVDARGTHLAATVAPPVFYERGK, encoded by the coding sequence ATGAGCACCCCCGACGCCCTCGCCAAGACGCCGCTGTACGACTGGCACGTCGCCAACGGCGGACGCATGGTCGACTTCGCCGGCTGGGCCATGCCCGTGCAGTACGGCTCGATCGTCGACGAGCACCACGCCACCCGCAACGCGGTCGGCCTGTTCGACATCTCGCACATGGGGCGGCTGCTGTTCTCCGGCGCCGACGCCGAGGCGCTGCTCGACTCAATCTCCACCCGGCGGGTTACCGACCTCAAGCCGGGGCAGATCCGCTACTCGCTGATCTGCAACGAGCAGGGCGGCGTGCTGGACGACGTGCTGATCTACCGCATCGAACTCGAGGACGGCGTCCGATCGGGCTCGGGCCGGCTGTCGGGCTTCGGCATGGTGGTCAACGCCAGCAACCGCCCCAAGATCGTCGAGTGGATCAACGGCCGCATCGGCAACCGCGCCGTGGAGCTGGAGGACATCTCGGCCGAGTACGCCATGATCGCCGTGCAGGGGCCCAAGGCGATTGAGCTGCTCGACCCGCTGACCGATCACCCGCTCACGTCGCTCCGCTACTACACCGGAGCCGAGACCAACGTCGACGGCTGCGGCTGCTACATCAGCCGCACCGGCTACACCGGCGAGGACGGCTGCGAGATTGTCGTCCACGCCGACCTGGCCGCCGGACTGTGGGAGAGCCTGCACGCCAAGGCGGAGGAGGTCGACGGAAGCGCCGTCGGCCTGGCGGCCCGCAACACGCTGCGGCTCGAGGCCGGCATGCCGCTGTACGGGCACGAGCTGACCGAAGAGATCAACCCCATCCAGGCCGGGCTCGGCTTCGCCGTGACGCTCAAGGACCGCGACTTCGTCGGGCGCGACGCGCTCACGGCGGCCACGCAGGACAAGGGCCAGCGGGTGCGGGTGGGGCTGCAGCTGGAGGGCCGCCGCGCCCCGCGCGAGGGGTACCCGGTGCTGCAGGAGAACGAGGTCGTGGGCGAGGTGACCAGCGGCACGTTCTCGCCCACGCTCAACAAGCCGATCGCCATGGCCTACGTCAAACCAACCGCCGCGGCGCCGGGCGAGCCGGTCGCCGTCGACGCCCGCGGCACGCACCTCGCGGCGACCGTCGCCCCGCCGGTGTTCTACGAACGCGGCAAGTAG
- a CDS encoding 3'-5' exoribonuclease YhaM family protein — protein MSRRYVSQLGHNEQVQQVFIASDKQLRPNRSGNLYLQLELSDKSGSIATRMWNANESDYKAFENGDYVVVGGATQLFQGNMQLIANSIRKARPDEVDESDFLTLQSEDIDNMARRLAEILRGIQSPALAAITECFLVDEDFMGKFTRAPAGMKNHHAYQGGLLEHVLSLCELVLLVAPRYKGLDQDKLLLGAFLHDAAKVDELAYERDISYTDEGQMLGHMVMAMKMIDDKVREAERLTGDPIDANLVMEIKHLVISHHGEYAYGSAKLPMTLEAVALNLLDNLDAKMASFSQLINDCPNSESNWTQYYPNLDRKLWKGVREG, from the coding sequence ATGTCTCGACGCTACGTTTCGCAGCTTGGCCACAACGAACAAGTCCAGCAGGTCTTTATCGCCAGCGACAAGCAGCTGCGGCCCAACCGCAGCGGCAACCTGTACCTGCAGCTCGAGCTGAGCGACAAGTCGGGCAGCATCGCCACTCGGATGTGGAACGCGAACGAGAGCGACTACAAGGCCTTCGAGAACGGCGACTACGTCGTGGTGGGGGGCGCCACGCAGCTGTTCCAGGGCAACATGCAGCTGATCGCCAACAGCATCCGCAAGGCCCGCCCCGACGAGGTCGACGAGTCGGACTTCCTGACGCTGCAGAGCGAGGACATCGACAACATGGCCCGGCGGCTGGCGGAGATCCTCCGCGGCATCCAGAGCCCCGCGCTGGCCGCGATCACCGAGTGCTTCCTGGTGGACGAGGACTTCATGGGCAAGTTCACCCGCGCGCCCGCCGGCATGAAGAACCACCACGCCTACCAGGGCGGCCTGCTGGAGCACGTGCTGAGCCTGTGCGAGCTGGTGCTGCTGGTGGCGCCCCGCTACAAGGGCCTGGACCAGGACAAGCTGCTGCTGGGCGCCTTCCTGCACGACGCCGCCAAGGTGGACGAGCTGGCCTACGAGCGCGACATCTCGTACACCGACGAGGGCCAGATGCTGGGCCACATGGTGATGGCCATGAAGATGATCGACGACAAGGTCCGCGAGGCGGAGCGGCTGACCGGCGACCCCATCGACGCCAACCTGGTGATGGAGATCAAGCACCTGGTGATCAGCCACCACGGCGAGTACGCGTACGGCAGCGCCAAGCTGCCGATGACGCTCGAGGCGGTCGCCCTCAACCTGCTGGACAACCTGGACGCCAAGATGGCCAGCTTCAGCCAGCTGATCAACGACTGCCCCAACAGCGAGAGCAACTGGACACAGTACTACCCCAACCTGGACCGCAAGCTGTGGAAGGGCGTGCGCGAGGGCTAG
- a CDS encoding glycosyltransferase family 4 protein, with the protein MRFLLCNRDCQISGGTTYLLMLAEGLLAAGHNVTLAAGAGMVAERFDQLGVRRLFTVGGPLSSWVVHREAARNRPDAVVYSSRGSARDLAASVVRSTGAVGVCVLQDHVKSGGEAAALCEADVAVALERPIYDQAIAAGAPAERLHCWPRPVMRASRVDPNGAEPNRLLWMGRMSGNKSWSAFTLIEALPAIANRIPGVEVSIVGSGSRARRIRQAARDMNQQLGRDAIEVRPATNNPLADIRRATLVIGGGYTCLEALYNGRPAIASGFEWLGPVTRDRIADAYDQHFGDRSAGRTDAAGIADAVCEVHQASAAGGLHRFQPRPDWFPVDHTTLGHAEMLGDAVEAIAAPAALCLA; encoded by the coding sequence ATGCGATTCCTGCTCTGCAACCGCGACTGCCAGATCTCGGGGGGAACCACCTACCTATTGATGCTCGCCGAGGGCCTGTTGGCCGCCGGCCATAACGTCACGCTGGCCGCCGGGGCCGGCATGGTCGCCGAGCGTTTCGACCAGCTGGGCGTGCGGCGCCTGTTCACCGTCGGCGGGCCGCTGAGCAGCTGGGTGGTCCACCGCGAGGCCGCCCGCAACCGCCCGGACGCGGTGGTCTACAGCAGCCGGGGCTCCGCCCGGGACCTGGCGGCCTCCGTCGTGCGATCGACCGGCGCGGTGGGCGTCTGCGTGCTGCAGGACCACGTGAAGAGCGGCGGCGAGGCCGCCGCCCTGTGCGAGGCCGATGTGGCGGTCGCCCTCGAGCGGCCGATCTACGACCAGGCGATCGCCGCCGGCGCCCCGGCCGAGCGGCTGCACTGCTGGCCGCGGCCGGTGATGCGGGCGAGCCGCGTCGATCCAAACGGTGCCGAGCCCAACCGGCTGCTGTGGATGGGCCGCATGAGCGGCAACAAGTCTTGGTCGGCGTTCACGCTGATCGAGGCGCTGCCGGCAATCGCCAACCGCATCCCGGGCGTGGAAGTTTCGATTGTTGGGAGCGGGTCGCGGGCTCGGCGGATCCGCCAAGCTGCGCGCGACATGAACCAACAGCTCGGCCGCGACGCGATCGAGGTGCGTCCGGCGACCAACAACCCGCTGGCCGACATCCGCCGCGCGACGCTAGTAATCGGCGGCGGCTACACGTGCCTGGAGGCGTTGTACAACGGTCGCCCGGCGATCGCCAGCGGCTTCGAGTGGCTGGGCCCGGTCACCCGGGACCGGATCGCCGACGCGTACGACCAGCACTTCGGCGACCGATCGGCCGGCCGCACCGACGCCGCCGGCATTGCGGACGCGGTCTGCGAGGTGCACCAGGCCTCGGCCGCCGGCGGCCTTCACCGCTTCCAGCCCCGGCCCGACTGGTTCCCGGTCGACCACACGACGCTCGGCCACGCCGAGATGCTGGGCGACGCCGTCGAGGCGATCGCCGCGCCGGCGGCGCTGTGCCTGGCCTAG
- the rnr gene encoding ribonuclease R: MQDELRAAILAYTSNQAYKPMKPRLIGERLGLSQDDIAMVKKVVKKMVKDGELEYGPRHLVLPTDPKHPARNSLGGDDLKEPAKQKKKSGGKHVVGVFRRVSSGDGYVRPEGTPASAGKDADVYINKRNTGDAASGDTVRISLGGSSGPRGKSEGKLVDVVSRSTSKFVGAYHESEGRGLVNVDGKVFNSPIFVGDPGAKGAQPDDKVVIDMVRFPSHFHEGEGVITQVLGARGQPGVDTLSIIYEFGLPGEFSEEVLAESRRQAELFDESIPDDRRDMTCEVIATIDPLTARDFDDAISLKRAANGHWELGVHIADVSHFVQEKTPLDREAYDRATSVYLPDQVIPMLPEIISNNLASLQPDKVRYAMTAVIEFTAEGVPIGAEVFKSAIKSRRRFTYEEVDEYLAEKSLVKPSKKRKPPKPTGVVESLKPEVDRLLSDMFELAMILRKRRFERGALELNMPELEIDLDKQGKVSGAHLEINTESHQIIEEFMLAANEAVARHLADAGLIFLRRVHGAPDPRKTKALTEFVRSLGFTVSNLQDRFELQTLLESIKGDPREHAVNFATLRSMQRAIYSPEDEGHYALASDCYCHFTSPIRRYPDLTIHRLINELNAGKKPKQQIGTYFQWGDHCSDREGRATAAERELNKVKLLNFLSDKIGMEMQGVITGVESFGIFVEGKDLPAEGFVHITALGDDYYKHDRASHSISGFRGGNSFRLGDEVRVAVAAVNVDARELDFRMLGKGPQAAKKKKKGRAGGKPGKSPQRSQGPKEGRPPRGRSDKTGKHRRKKK, from the coding sequence ATGCAAGACGAACTCCGCGCCGCCATCCTCGCCTACACCAGCAATCAGGCCTACAAGCCGATGAAGCCCCGCCTGATCGGCGAGCGGCTCGGCCTGTCGCAGGACGACATTGCAATGGTCAAGAAGGTCGTCAAGAAGATGGTCAAGGACGGCGAGCTGGAGTACGGCCCCCGCCACCTGGTGCTGCCGACCGACCCAAAGCACCCGGCCCGCAACTCGCTGGGCGGGGATGACCTGAAGGAGCCCGCGAAGCAGAAGAAGAAGTCGGGCGGCAAGCACGTGGTGGGCGTGTTCCGCCGCGTCAGCTCCGGCGACGGCTACGTCCGCCCCGAGGGCACGCCCGCCAGCGCGGGCAAGGACGCGGACGTCTACATCAACAAGCGGAACACGGGCGACGCCGCCAGCGGCGACACGGTGCGGATCTCGCTCGGCGGCTCGTCGGGCCCGCGTGGCAAGTCAGAGGGCAAGCTGGTGGACGTGGTGTCGCGTTCGACCAGCAAGTTCGTCGGCGCGTACCACGAGAGCGAGGGCCGCGGGCTGGTGAACGTGGACGGCAAGGTGTTCAACTCGCCGATCTTCGTCGGCGACCCCGGCGCCAAGGGCGCGCAGCCGGACGACAAGGTCGTGATCGACATGGTCCGGTTCCCGTCCCACTTCCACGAGGGCGAGGGCGTCATCACGCAGGTGCTCGGCGCGCGGGGCCAGCCGGGCGTCGACACGCTGAGCATCATCTACGAGTTCGGCCTGCCCGGCGAGTTCTCCGAGGAGGTGCTGGCGGAGTCGCGCCGCCAGGCCGAGCTGTTCGACGAGTCGATCCCCGACGACCGCCGCGACATGACCTGCGAGGTGATCGCCACCATCGACCCGCTCACCGCCCGCGACTTCGACGACGCCATCTCGCTCAAGCGGGCCGCCAACGGCCACTGGGAGCTGGGCGTGCACATCGCGGACGTTTCGCACTTTGTCCAAGAGAAGACGCCGCTGGACCGCGAGGCCTACGACCGCGCGACCAGCGTGTACCTGCCGGACCAGGTCATCCCGATGCTGCCGGAGATCATCAGCAACAACCTGGCGAGCCTGCAGCCGGACAAGGTCCGCTACGCGATGACCGCCGTCATCGAGTTCACCGCCGAGGGCGTGCCGATCGGCGCCGAGGTGTTCAAGAGCGCCATCAAGAGCCGCCGCCGGTTTACCTACGAGGAGGTCGACGAGTACCTGGCGGAGAAGTCGCTGGTCAAGCCCAGCAAGAAGCGGAAGCCGCCGAAGCCGACCGGCGTGGTTGAGTCGCTGAAGCCCGAGGTGGACCGGCTGCTGTCGGACATGTTCGAGCTGGCGATGATCCTCCGCAAACGCCGCTTCGAACGCGGGGCGCTGGAGCTCAACATGCCCGAGCTCGAGATCGACCTCGACAAGCAGGGCAAGGTCAGCGGCGCGCACCTGGAGATCAACACCGAGAGCCACCAGATCATCGAGGAGTTCATGCTGGCCGCCAACGAGGCTGTGGCCCGACACCTGGCGGACGCGGGGCTGATCTTCCTCCGCCGTGTGCACGGCGCGCCCGACCCGCGGAAGACGAAGGCCCTGACCGAGTTTGTCCGCAGCCTGGGCTTCACGGTCAGCAACCTGCAGGACCGCTTCGAGCTGCAGACGCTGCTCGAGTCGATCAAGGGCGACCCGCGTGAGCACGCGGTCAACTTCGCCACGCTCCGCTCGATGCAGCGCGCCATCTACAGCCCCGAGGACGAGGGCCACTACGCCCTGGCCAGCGACTGCTACTGCCACTTCACCTCGCCCATCCGCCGCTACCCCGACCTCACCATCCACCGGCTGATCAACGAGCTGAACGCCGGCAAGAAGCCCAAGCAGCAGATCGGCACCTACTTCCAGTGGGGCGACCACTGCTCCGACCGCGAGGGCCGCGCCACGGCCGCCGAGCGCGAGCTCAACAAGGTCAAGCTGCTCAACTTCCTGTCGGACAAGATCGGCATGGAGATGCAGGGCGTGATCACCGGCGTGGAGAGCTTCGGCATCTTTGTCGAGGGCAAGGACCTGCCGGCCGAGGGCTTCGTGCACATCACCGCCCTGGGCGACGACTACTACAAGCACGACCGCGCCAGCCACTCGATCTCGGGGTTCCGCGGCGGCAACAGCTTCCGCCTGGGCGACGAGGTCCGGGTCGCCGTGGCCGCGGTCAATGTCGACGCCCGCGAGCTGGACTTCCGCATGCTGGGCAAAGGCCCGCAGGCCGCGAAGAAGAAAAAGAAGGGCCGCGCCGGCGGCAAGCCGGGCAAGTCTCCCCAGCGGTCGCAGGGCCCCAAAGAGGGCCGCCCCCCCCGCGGCCGGTCCGACAAGACCGGCAAGCACCGCCGGAAGAAGAAGTAA
- the gcvPA gene encoding aminomethyl-transferring glycine dehydrogenase subunit GcvPA: MPYTYNTPEDVAEMLAAIGVESLEELYDMVPSDLRLDRPLDLPPALGEMELDQHMRRLSGKNASTANSVCFLGAGSYDHFVPAVVDVVASRSEFYTSYTPYQPEVAQGNLQAMFEYQSLIARMTGLDISNNSLYDGATAAAEAVLMAIAATRRTGRVVMPASVHPEYRQTIATYLECLGVEVVTVPAPGGAVDVDELRAELTDGTAAVLLQQPNFFGAVEEAEAIGAAAHEAGALFIVAFDPISLGLMKRPGDYGADIAVAEGQSLGSPMQYGGPYLGVMACTEKLVRRMPGRIVGQTTDRRGKRCFTLTLQTREQHIRRDKATSNVCSNQGLFALRATVYLSLLGPQGLKETANLCLQKSRYLADQLAGSDRFEAAFDQQTFKEFVVRDRENKVDELVQTALSQGMLAGVPLGRFYPELSDCLLIAVTEKRTKEEIDALVGVLTGAEVRSTPVAAG, translated from the coding sequence ATGCCCTACACCTACAACACCCCCGAAGACGTCGCTGAGATGCTGGCCGCGATTGGCGTGGAGTCCCTCGAGGAGCTCTACGACATGGTGCCCAGCGACCTGCGGCTCGACCGGCCGCTGGACCTGCCGCCCGCCCTGGGCGAGATGGAGCTGGACCAGCACATGCGGCGGCTGTCGGGCAAGAACGCGTCGACCGCAAACTCGGTCTGCTTCCTGGGCGCCGGGTCGTACGACCACTTCGTGCCGGCGGTGGTGGACGTGGTCGCGTCGCGCAGCGAGTTCTACACCAGCTACACGCCGTACCAGCCCGAGGTGGCGCAGGGCAACCTGCAGGCGATGTTCGAGTACCAGTCGCTCATCGCGCGGATGACCGGCTTGGACATCTCGAACAACAGCCTGTACGACGGCGCCACCGCCGCCGCCGAGGCGGTGCTGATGGCCATCGCCGCCACCCGCCGCACCGGCCGCGTGGTGATGCCCGCCTCGGTGCACCCCGAGTACCGCCAGACGATCGCCACCTACCTCGAGTGCCTGGGCGTGGAGGTCGTGACCGTACCGGCGCCCGGCGGCGCAGTCGACGTCGACGAGCTGCGGGCGGAGCTGACCGACGGGACCGCCGCGGTGCTGCTGCAGCAGCCCAACTTCTTCGGCGCCGTAGAGGAGGCCGAGGCGATCGGCGCCGCCGCCCACGAGGCCGGCGCGCTGTTCATCGTGGCTTTCGACCCGATCAGCCTTGGACTCATGAAGCGTCCCGGGGACTACGGCGCGGATATCGCCGTCGCCGAGGGCCAGTCGCTCGGTTCGCCCATGCAGTACGGCGGTCCCTACCTGGGCGTGATGGCCTGCACCGAGAAGCTGGTCCGCCGCATGCCGGGCCGCATCGTCGGGCAGACCACCGACCGCCGCGGCAAGCGGTGCTTCACGCTCACGCTGCAGACCCGCGAGCAGCACATTCGCCGCGACAAGGCGACCAGCAACGTCTGCAGCAACCAGGGCCTGTTCGCCCTGCGCGCGACGGTCTACCTGTCGCTGCTCGGCCCCCAGGGCCTGAAGGAGACCGCCAACCTCTGCCTGCAGAAGAGCCGCTACCTGGCCGACCAGCTCGCCGGCAGCGACCGGTTCGAGGCGGCCTTCGATCAGCAAACCTTCAAGGAGTTCGTCGTCCGCGACCGCGAGAACAAGGTCGACGAGCTCGTGCAGACCGCCCTCTCCCAGGGGATGCTGGCGGGCGTGCCGCTGGGGCGGTTCTACCCAGAGCTGTCCGACTGCCTGCTGATCGCGGTCACCGAGAAGCGGACGAAGGAAGAGATCGACGCGCTGGTCGGCGTGCTGACCGGCGCGGAGGTCCGCTCGACGCCGGTGGCCGCGGGGTAG
- the gcvH gene encoding glycine cleavage system protein GcvH: MNPEDLRFAKTHEWISVADGVATMGISAFAVEALTDLVFIELPKVGASVQKEQSFCEIESVKAVSDVYAPVSGEVIEVNEPLADQLELFSDDPYGGGWIAKIKMSDPAEADALMDHAAYQKQCEEEAG, translated from the coding sequence ATGAACCCAGAAGACCTGCGTTTCGCCAAGACACACGAATGGATTTCTGTCGCGGACGGCGTCGCGACGATGGGCATCTCGGCGTTCGCCGTCGAGGCGCTGACCGACCTGGTGTTCATCGAACTCCCCAAGGTCGGCGCGTCCGTCCAGAAGGAGCAGTCCTTCTGCGAGATCGAGTCGGTCAAGGCCGTGAGCGACGTCTACGCGCCGGTATCGGGCGAGGTGATCGAGGTCAACGAGCCGCTGGCCGACCAGCTCGAGCTGTTCAGCGACGACCCGTACGGCGGCGGCTGGATCGCCAAGATCAAGATGTCCGACCCCGCCGAGGCCGACGCCCTGATGGACCACGCCGCCTACCAGAAGCAGTGCGAGGAAGAAGCCGGCTGA